The following are encoded together in the Bradyrhizobium sp. CCGUVB1N3 genome:
- a CDS encoding ABC transporter permease, whose translation MPPAVLGRVKTFAQALVLPIVLLAIWHFVTVGRPASLVPPPTEVWLELRDLAVGGINDDAYSGTLMTHLIASVSRVLGGFNLALIVALPLGMLIGRIELVRRFVEPLLQILRPIPVTAWLPLAMIIFGLGPRSAFFLVFLGAFYPILLNTVFGVRSVEPRLFEAASMLGCQGTAQFFRVVLPAALPSIFAGLRLGLGFSWVVIVVGEMTGVPTGLGAIIMEARQLSRTEIVICGMLVIGVFGFLSDQIVMLIGRRLLAWSPSRV comes from the coding sequence ATGCCACCTGCGGTCTTGGGGCGCGTCAAGACGTTCGCACAAGCGCTGGTCTTACCTATCGTGCTTCTTGCGATCTGGCATTTCGTGACGGTCGGGCGCCCAGCAAGCCTCGTCCCGCCGCCTACGGAGGTTTGGCTGGAACTTCGAGATCTTGCCGTCGGCGGAATCAATGACGACGCCTACAGCGGCACGCTCATGACCCACCTTATCGCATCGGTTAGCCGGGTGCTCGGCGGATTCAACCTCGCGCTCATCGTCGCGCTTCCGCTTGGGATGCTGATCGGACGCATAGAGCTTGTCCGGCGCTTCGTCGAACCGCTGCTGCAAATCTTGCGCCCTATTCCGGTCACAGCGTGGCTGCCGCTCGCGATGATCATTTTTGGACTGGGACCTCGCTCAGCATTCTTCCTGGTGTTCCTCGGCGCGTTCTATCCCATCTTGTTGAATACCGTCTTTGGTGTGCGTTCGGTCGAGCCTCGTCTCTTCGAAGCGGCGTCCATGTTGGGTTGTCAGGGAACGGCGCAGTTCTTCCGTGTTGTCCTGCCGGCCGCCCTGCCCTCGATCTTTGCGGGTCTCCGCTTAGGCCTGGGCTTTTCATGGGTGGTCATCGTTGTCGGCGAAATGACGGGTGTACCCACGGGCTTGGGCGCCATCATCATGGAAGCGCGTCAACTATCTCGGACCGAAATCGTCATCTGCGGAATGCTTGTTATCGGCGTCTTTGGCTTCCTGTCCGATCAAATCGTCATGCTCATCGGCCGACGCTTGCTTGCTTGGAGCCCTTCTCGTGTCTAA